One genomic region from Candidatus Poseidoniia archaeon encodes:
- a CDS encoding PrsW family intramembrane metalloprotease, which translates to MQAPPTRYLWFFLIMLMALSASFGYGLAALFIGMAFVPALLYLNWFRNFEKHDPEPWGALYQAFFWGAITGIILAGVVNSILIVMVSLVAGAAVAMVVAVVIIAPFVEEFLKAMGLMRAGVKEEVDEVEDGLIYGAACGLGFAATENLMYGWSVVGEGVAVTAVVIVMRTFSATLVHASATSFTGHGLSQYLVHGASWKVVAKYYLMAVGLHAFWNGMMTLGTYDILPGVGFIFALVVAIGALQFSRSKIQELDEKRVELTYQQKLDQQPGAGDWWTQSRDKWEGRGVAWGDREAARQREQLQHEREHAQRQAQAEQQQAQRRTTATPHRESATDGDGWATYHQER; encoded by the coding sequence ATGCAGGCACCTCCAACTCGTTACCTCTGGTTCTTCCTCATCATGCTGATGGCGCTGTCGGCCAGCTTCGGCTACGGGCTGGCGGCGCTCTTCATCGGGATGGCGTTTGTCCCGGCACTGCTCTACCTGAACTGGTTTCGCAATTTCGAGAAACATGACCCTGAGCCGTGGGGAGCGCTCTATCAGGCGTTCTTCTGGGGCGCGATTACCGGTATCATTCTGGCGGGTGTAGTCAATTCCATACTGATTGTGATGGTCTCGCTGGTGGCCGGCGCGGCCGTTGCTATGGTTGTGGCTGTGGTGATTATCGCCCCGTTCGTGGAGGAATTCCTGAAAGCGATGGGGCTGATGCGCGCCGGCGTCAAGGAGGAGGTGGATGAGGTCGAGGATGGGCTGATTTACGGCGCTGCCTGTGGCCTCGGCTTCGCCGCCACCGAGAACCTGATGTACGGCTGGAGTGTCGTCGGCGAAGGCGTGGCGGTGACTGCGGTGGTAATCGTGATGCGCACTTTCTCGGCGACGCTGGTACACGCCAGCGCCACCTCGTTCACCGGCCACGGGTTGAGCCAGTACCTGGTGCATGGCGCCTCGTGGAAGGTGGTGGCGAAATACTACCTGATGGCGGTGGGGCTCCACGCTTTCTGGAACGGGATGATGACGCTTGGCACCTATGACATCCTGCCGGGAGTCGGTTTCATCTTCGCGCTGGTCGTGGCAATCGGGGCGCTCCAGTTCAGCCGCAGCAAGATTCAGGAGCTCGACGAAAAGCGGGTGGAACTGACGTACCAGCAGAAGCTCGACCAGCAGCCCGGGGCAGGCGACTGGTGGACGCAGAGCCGCGACAAGTGGGAAGGGCGCGGCGTCGCCTGGGGTGACCGCGAAGCGGCACGCCAGCGGGAGCAATTGCAACACGAGCGGGAGCATGCCCAGCGACAGGCTCAGGCGGAACAGCAGCAGGCGCAGCGCCGGACCACTGCCACTCCCCACCGCGAGTCAGCGACTGACGGAGACGGCTGGGCGACCTAC
- a CDS encoding glycosyltransferase family 4 protein encodes MRVLQGCVRYPPAPGGAETHVAALAEGLQQRGHDVAVHTTDLWSETPFTRREMPSQVNGVPVTRHRARSPGGEAHYVLAPGMVSAFLAAEVDIVHTHSYGYFQNSTALLRRRLRETPWVITPHFHPTWSMWGGARRLGLRRVYDATVGRETLAAADAVVCVSRHESELLLAEVGCDPSKIRVIPNGIHWETWREPPTGARFRKAFPQLGERLVLYAGRLATNKGLPDLVTAAASFPEAELLLVGQDMGPGEALDAQAAAAGITLHRLGHLDDDLYRSAFSAAELLALPSDYEAFGIVLLEAAAAGLPVVATRVGGVPEAVAEGETGLLVDYGDPVALGAAIASLLSDASAAAALGAAGRERVARDFTWENIVGRIEALYGELR; translated from the coding sequence ATGCGCGTCCTGCAGGGCTGCGTCCGCTACCCGCCGGCGCCGGGCGGGGCCGAGACGCATGTCGCCGCGCTCGCCGAGGGGTTGCAACAGCGCGGCCACGACGTCGCGGTGCATACGACTGACCTCTGGAGCGAGACGCCCTTCACGCGCCGCGAGATGCCGTCGCAGGTCAACGGCGTTCCCGTGACGCGCCACCGCGCGCGCAGCCCCGGCGGTGAGGCGCATTACGTCCTCGCGCCGGGGATGGTTTCGGCCTTCCTCGCGGCGGAGGTGGATATTGTCCACACCCATTCCTACGGCTATTTCCAGAACAGCACCGCGCTACTGCGCCGCCGGTTGCGCGAGACGCCGTGGGTGATTACGCCCCACTTCCATCCCACGTGGAGCATGTGGGGCGGCGCCCGCCGGCTCGGACTGCGCCGAGTCTATGACGCGACCGTTGGCCGCGAAACGCTGGCAGCGGCTGACGCAGTCGTCTGCGTCAGCCGCCATGAGAGCGAACTGCTGCTGGCCGAGGTCGGCTGCGACCCCTCCAAAATCCGCGTGATTCCCAACGGCATCCACTGGGAAACGTGGCGCGAGCCACCGACCGGCGCGCGGTTCCGCAAGGCGTTCCCGCAGCTGGGCGAGCGGCTGGTGCTCTACGCCGGGCGGCTCGCGACCAACAAAGGACTGCCCGACCTCGTCACGGCCGCCGCCAGCTTCCCCGAGGCGGAGCTGCTGCTGGTGGGGCAGGACATGGGTCCGGGCGAAGCACTCGATGCACAGGCTGCCGCCGCGGGAATCACGCTACACCGGCTGGGCCACCTCGACGACGACCTCTACCGCTCCGCCTTCAGCGCCGCCGAGCTACTGGCACTGCCGTCGGACTACGAGGCGTTCGGCATCGTGCTGCTCGAGGCGGCGGCGGCCGGCCTGCCGGTAGTCGCGACACGCGTCGGCGGCGTGCCCGAGGCGGTCGCCGAGGGTGAAACGGGGCTGCTGGTGGATTACGGCGACCCCGTCGCCCTCGGCGCGGCGATTGCGTCGCTGCTTTCGGACGCGAGCGCGGCAGCTGCGCTGGGCGCAGCGGGACGCGAGCGGGTCGCCCGCGACTTCACCTGGGAGAATATTGTGGGTCGGATTGAAGCGCTCTACGGGGAACTGCGCTAG